A single region of the Kocuria rosea genome encodes:
- a CDS encoding heparan-alpha-glucosaminide N-acetyltransferase domain-containing protein codes for MSRTSEAPTTGTISTTVAPPARRPRLIAVDAARGLALIGMIAVHILPAHDPDTFEPTLQWTLFGGRAAALFALLAGLSLAFSSGGRAPHRGRALTATRAGLVVRALLIAAAGLAINQVMPSPAPALGILVYYGAFFLLAVPLLGLRRRTLAAVAALAAVLGPVLVHVLGPALPQAEAVNPTLGSALADPGATLAQVLLTGTYPAVPYLTYLCAGLLLGRTDLHEVVVRVRIAVAGVVLALGAWFVYWVLVLQAGGYDQLLRHTPWLSEDQVDEILVWGPSPDLPTSTWWWLLTPGPHSNTPVTLLMDLGTGLAVLGLFLLVARPNRLWTTLGAMGARTLTLYSAHLLALATTLHYEDRVLWFAVHVAVAAGFAVLWQATFGQGPLERVIAAAVRGTRRLVLGTPSRTAESPRA; via the coding sequence ATGAGCCGAACGTCCGAAGCCCCCACGACCGGCACCATCAGCACGACCGTTGCGCCCCCCGCCCGCAGACCCCGCCTCATCGCCGTGGACGCTGCCCGCGGCCTGGCGCTGATCGGCATGATCGCGGTCCACATCCTGCCCGCCCACGACCCCGATACCTTCGAGCCCACCCTCCAGTGGACCCTGTTCGGCGGGCGCGCCGCGGCGCTGTTCGCCCTGCTGGCCGGGCTGAGCCTGGCGTTCTCCTCGGGCGGGCGCGCCCCGCACCGGGGCCGCGCGCTGACGGCCACCCGCGCCGGCCTGGTGGTGCGGGCCCTGCTCATCGCCGCCGCCGGGCTGGCGATCAACCAGGTCATGCCGTCCCCGGCGCCCGCGCTGGGCATCCTCGTCTACTACGGCGCGTTCTTCCTGCTCGCCGTCCCGCTGCTGGGCCTGCGGCGCCGCACGCTGGCCGCCGTCGCGGCGCTCGCCGCAGTCCTGGGCCCCGTGCTCGTGCACGTCCTCGGCCCCGCCCTGCCCCAGGCCGAGGCGGTCAACCCCACCCTCGGCAGCGCGCTCGCGGACCCGGGCGCCACCCTGGCCCAGGTGCTGCTGACCGGGACCTACCCGGCCGTGCCCTACCTGACGTACCTCTGCGCCGGTCTGCTCCTCGGCCGGACCGACCTGCACGAGGTCGTGGTGCGGGTCCGGATCGCCGTGGCCGGCGTGGTCCTGGCGCTCGGGGCCTGGTTCGTCTACTGGGTGCTGGTCCTGCAGGCCGGCGGCTACGACCAGCTGCTGCGGCACACCCCGTGGCTGAGCGAGGACCAGGTCGACGAGATCCTCGTCTGGGGCCCGAGCCCGGACCTGCCCACCTCCACGTGGTGGTGGCTGCTCACCCCCGGACCGCACAGCAACACCCCGGTGACGCTGCTCATGGACCTGGGCACCGGCCTGGCCGTGCTGGGGCTCTTCCTGCTCGTCGCGCGCCCGAACCGGCTGTGGACCACCCTGGGCGCCATGGGGGCCCGCACCCTGACCCTGTACTCGGCCCACCTGCTCGCCCTGGCCACGACGCTCCACTACGAGGACCGCGTGCTCTGGTTCGCCGTGCACGTGGCCGTGGCCGCCGGCTTCGCCGTGCTCTGGCAGGCGACGTTCGGTCAGGGACCGCTCGAGCGGGTGATCGCGGCCGCCGTCCGGGGCACCCGCCGCCTGGTCCTGGGCACCCCTTCCCGGACGGCGGAGTCCCCGCGGGCCTAG
- a CDS encoding peptide ABC transporter substrate-binding protein, with product MRTKRIAGTSVALSGALLLTACGGGDGGGTAAEGGGDGTFSVYIGEPENPLLPGNTGETEGGQVVDALWTGLVEYDRESNEAVYTGVAESIESEDQTTWTVSLKDGWTFHDGSPVTAQSYVDSWNYVANSENAQGNSYFFSNVEGYDALQGEEGASPTATEMSGLRVVDEQTFEVTLSEPYAQWPTTVGYTAFFPMPEAFFEDPEGFGEQPIGNGPFKADEAFQEGQGITLTRYDEFGGDEPAKAAAVEFRVYTEINTAYNDLQAGSLDVVDQIPPDAIASAEDQFGERFKTTPRGDITALGFPTYDERFADPEVRRAFSMAIDRQAITDAIFQGSRTPAASFVSPVIDGHREDACDACELNVEEANRMLDEAGFDKSEPVDLWFNAGAGHEEWMQAVGNQLRENLGVEYQLRGDLQFAEYLPKQDEKGMTGPFRSGWIMDYPVMENMLGPTYSTAALPPAGSNVTFYSNEEFDAKLQEGNAADSIDAAIQAYQEAEDLLVADMPATPLFFGLVQYAHSENVEEVYVNSFGRVEVEDVVVTSE from the coding sequence ATGAGAACGAAGCGGATCGCGGGCACGTCAGTGGCGCTCTCCGGAGCCCTGCTGCTCACCGCGTGCGGCGGGGGAGACGGCGGGGGCACCGCCGCCGAGGGCGGCGGCGACGGCACCTTCAGCGTGTACATCGGGGAGCCCGAGAACCCGCTGCTGCCCGGCAACACCGGCGAGACGGAGGGCGGTCAGGTCGTCGACGCCCTCTGGACCGGCCTGGTCGAGTACGACCGGGAGTCCAACGAGGCCGTCTACACCGGCGTCGCGGAGTCGATCGAGTCCGAGGACCAGACGACGTGGACGGTCAGCCTCAAGGACGGCTGGACCTTCCACGACGGGTCCCCGGTGACCGCCCAGAGCTACGTGGACTCGTGGAACTACGTGGCCAACAGCGAGAACGCGCAGGGCAACTCCTACTTCTTCTCCAACGTCGAGGGCTACGACGCCCTCCAGGGCGAGGAGGGCGCGAGCCCCACCGCCACCGAGATGTCCGGCCTGCGCGTCGTCGACGAGCAGACCTTCGAGGTCACCCTCAGCGAGCCCTACGCGCAGTGGCCGACCACCGTCGGCTACACCGCGTTCTTCCCGATGCCGGAGGCGTTCTTCGAGGACCCCGAGGGCTTCGGCGAGCAGCCGATCGGCAACGGCCCGTTCAAGGCGGACGAGGCCTTCCAGGAGGGCCAGGGCATCACGCTCACCCGCTACGACGAGTTCGGCGGCGACGAGCCGGCCAAGGCCGCCGCCGTGGAGTTCCGCGTCTACACCGAGATCAACACCGCCTACAACGACCTCCAGGCCGGCTCGCTCGACGTGGTCGACCAGATCCCGCCGGACGCCATCGCCTCCGCCGAGGACCAGTTCGGCGAGCGGTTCAAGACCACCCCGCGCGGCGACATCACCGCGCTCGGCTTCCCGACCTACGACGAGCGCTTCGCCGACCCGGAGGTCCGCCGCGCCTTCTCCATGGCCATCGACCGGCAGGCGATCACCGACGCGATCTTCCAGGGCTCCCGCACCCCGGCCGCGTCCTTCGTCTCGCCCGTGATCGACGGCCACCGCGAGGACGCCTGCGACGCGTGCGAGCTGAACGTCGAGGAGGCCAACCGGATGCTCGACGAGGCGGGCTTCGACAAGTCCGAGCCCGTGGACCTGTGGTTCAACGCCGGCGCCGGCCACGAGGAGTGGATGCAGGCCGTCGGCAACCAGCTCCGCGAGAACCTGGGCGTCGAGTACCAGCTGCGCGGCGACCTCCAGTTCGCGGAGTACCTGCCCAAGCAGGACGAGAAGGGCATGACCGGCCCGTTCCGCTCCGGCTGGATCATGGACTACCCGGTCATGGAGAACATGCTCGGCCCGACGTACTCCACGGCGGCCCTGCCGCCGGCCGGCTCGAACGTGACGTTCTACTCGAACGAGGAGTTCGACGCCAAGCTGCAGGAGGGCAACGCCGCCGACTCGATCGACGCGGCGATCCAGGCCTACCAGGAGGCCGAGGACCTGCTCGTGGCCGACATGCCGGCCACGCCGCTGTTCTTCGGGCTCGTGCAGTACGCACACTCGGAGAACGTGGAGGAGGTCTACGTCAACAGCTTCGGCCGCGTCGAGGTCGAGGACGTCGTCGTCACCTCGGAGTGA
- a CDS encoding ABC transporter permease, producing the protein MGRYVLRRLLLTVPVLLGASLLIFSMVYALPGDPIRALAGDRPLSEAVQAQLRTEYNLDDPLLIQYAKYLGGLVQGDFGTDFSGRPVLDTIVDRLPVTARLALVAVAFEILIGILAGVLAGLRRGSFFDNLVLVSTTVVVSIPVFVLGFLAQYVFGVRLGWFPIAGISDGWYSYVLPGFVLAALSLAYVARLTRTSLAENLQSDYVRTARAKGLSEVSVVGKHTLRNSLIPVVTFIGADLGALMGGAIVTESVFNIPGLGRAVYDAVLRQEGAVVVGIVTLFVFFYIFFNLVVDVLYAALDPRIRYE; encoded by the coding sequence ATGGGGCGGTACGTCCTCCGCCGTCTGCTGCTGACCGTCCCGGTGCTGCTGGGCGCGTCCCTGCTCATCTTCTCGATGGTCTACGCGCTGCCCGGCGATCCCATCCGGGCGCTGGCCGGCGACCGGCCGCTGTCCGAGGCCGTGCAGGCGCAGCTGCGCACCGAGTACAACCTCGACGACCCGCTGCTGATCCAGTACGCCAAGTACCTGGGCGGCCTGGTGCAGGGCGACTTCGGCACCGACTTCTCGGGCCGTCCCGTCCTCGACACGATCGTGGACCGGCTGCCGGTGACGGCCCGGCTGGCCCTCGTGGCCGTGGCCTTCGAGATCCTCATCGGCATCCTCGCCGGCGTGCTGGCTGGCCTGCGGCGCGGATCCTTCTTCGACAACCTCGTGCTGGTCTCCACCACGGTGGTCGTGTCCATCCCCGTCTTCGTCCTCGGCTTCCTCGCCCAGTACGTCTTCGGCGTACGGCTCGGCTGGTTCCCCATCGCCGGCATCTCGGACGGCTGGTACAGCTACGTCCTGCCCGGCTTCGTGCTCGCGGCGCTCTCGCTCGCCTACGTGGCCCGGCTGACCCGCACGAGCCTCGCGGAGAACCTGCAGAGCGACTACGTGCGCACGGCGCGCGCCAAGGGCCTCAGCGAGGTGTCGGTGGTCGGCAAGCACACCCTGCGCAACAGCCTCATCCCGGTGGTCACCTTCATCGGCGCCGACCTCGGCGCCCTCATGGGCGGGGCCATCGTCACCGAGTCGGTGTTCAACATCCCCGGTCTCGGCCGGGCGGTCTACGACGCGGTGCTGCGGCAGGAGGGCGCCGTCGTCGTCGGGATCGTCACCCTGTTCGTCTTCTTCTACATCTTCTTCAACCTGGTGGTCGATGTCCTCTACGCCGCCCTCGACCCGAGGATCCGCTATGAATGA
- a CDS encoding DNA-3-methyladenine glycosylase family protein, producing MHDDGSAGAVDVLLPAPASPGFLRDFLASQAVPGCDDLAGGAHRRPVVADGAVRTVTVDWRGLTPAGLPVRVGPGAAETLEPVLERVRRWLGEGTESPAADRALAADPVLAADVRAWPLIRLPGAPDGFETAVLTVLGQQVSLAAARTFAGRLVRHHGTPVTGGATAFPTARRIAGTDPARLQRDVGVTTRRAATVHALAVAVRDGLVLDAPPGRAGVPAGEDAAVLRERLLALPGIGPWTAGSISLRVLGDPDVFLPQDLVLRRALGAAGAAAAAATASAWSPWRSYAVMRLWARAAFPDSAALPAGGDRAAPGGPGPGGSGGSGAR from the coding sequence ATGCACGACGACGGGTCCGCGGGTGCCGTGGACGTCCTGCTCCCGGCGCCGGCGTCCCCCGGGTTCCTCCGGGACTTCCTGGCCTCCCAGGCCGTGCCCGGGTGCGACGACCTCGCGGGCGGCGCCCACCGGCGCCCCGTCGTGGCGGACGGAGCGGTCCGCACGGTGACGGTCGACTGGAGGGGCCTCACTCCGGCCGGTCTGCCGGTGCGCGTGGGGCCCGGGGCGGCGGAGACCCTGGAGCCCGTGCTGGAGCGGGTGCGCCGCTGGCTCGGCGAGGGCACGGAGTCCCCCGCGGCGGACCGCGCCCTGGCGGCCGACCCCGTGCTCGCCGCGGACGTGCGCGCCTGGCCCCTGATCCGGCTGCCCGGTGCACCGGACGGCTTCGAGACGGCGGTCCTGACCGTACTGGGGCAGCAGGTCTCCCTCGCCGCGGCCCGCACCTTCGCCGGGCGCCTGGTCCGCCACCACGGCACGCCCGTGACCGGCGGCGCCACCGCCTTCCCGACGGCCCGCCGGATCGCCGGGACGGACCCGGCCCGGCTGCAGCGGGACGTGGGCGTCACCACCCGCCGGGCCGCGACCGTGCACGCGCTCGCCGTGGCGGTCCGCGACGGACTCGTCCTCGACGCCCCGCCGGGACGTGCCGGCGTGCCGGCCGGGGAGGACGCCGCCGTGCTGCGCGAGCGCCTGCTGGCCCTGCCCGGCATCGGCCCGTGGACGGCCGGGTCGATCTCGCTGCGCGTCCTGGGCGACCCCGACGTCTTCCTGCCCCAGGACCTGGTCCTGCGGCGCGCGCTCGGGGCGGCCGGGGCGGCCGCCGCCGCGGCGACCGCGTCCGCCTGGAGCCCCTGGCGCAGCTACGCCGTGATGCGGCTGTGGGCCCGCGCGGCGTTCCCGGACTCGGCCGCCCTGCCCGCCGGCGGGGACCGCGCAGCGCCCGGCGGACCCGGCCCCGGAGGGTCCGGAGGGTCCGGGGCCCGCTGA
- a CDS encoding ABC transporter ATP-binding protein, which translates to MTPSSVPAPTPAPVPAPPGGAAGPVLEVDDLAVEFRSRRRTVRAVNGISYTVRAGETLAIVGESGSGKSVSAQAVMGILDIPPARITHGEIRFHGEDLLGMSRRDQRAVRGPGIAMVFQDALSALNPVFSVGHQIGELFRAHRGASRQEAKARAIELMERVGIPAARERVGDFPHQFSGGMRQRVMIAMAIALDPDILIADEPTTALDVTVQAQIMDLLTELRTQTGMGVILITHDLGVVNEVADRVAVMYAGSIVENGTVDEVLSAPLHPYTRGLMSSMPSLESQGERLLPIAGTPPDLPAGCAFHPRCPMARFGRTAAPGKDCAADVPVLREVVPGRTAACHYSEELEHE; encoded by the coding sequence ATGACACCCTCCTCCGTCCCCGCTCCCACCCCCGCCCCCGTGCCCGCGCCGCCGGGCGGCGCGGCGGGCCCCGTGCTCGAGGTCGACGACCTCGCGGTGGAGTTCCGCTCCCGCCGGCGCACCGTCCGGGCCGTCAACGGGATCAGCTACACCGTCCGGGCCGGCGAGACCCTCGCGATCGTCGGGGAGTCCGGCTCCGGCAAGAGCGTCAGCGCCCAGGCCGTCATGGGCATCCTCGACATCCCGCCCGCCCGCATCACGCACGGCGAGATCCGCTTCCACGGCGAGGACCTGCTGGGCATGAGCCGCCGGGACCAGCGGGCGGTGCGGGGGCCGGGCATCGCCATGGTCTTCCAGGACGCCCTCTCCGCGCTGAACCCGGTCTTCTCCGTGGGCCACCAGATCGGCGAGCTGTTCCGCGCCCACCGGGGCGCCTCCCGGCAGGAGGCGAAGGCCCGGGCGATCGAGCTCATGGAGCGCGTGGGGATCCCCGCGGCCCGGGAGCGCGTGGGCGACTTCCCGCACCAGTTCTCCGGCGGCATGCGCCAGCGCGTGATGATCGCGATGGCCATCGCCCTGGACCCGGACATCCTGATCGCCGACGAGCCGACCACCGCGCTCGACGTCACCGTCCAGGCCCAGATCATGGACCTGCTCACCGAGCTCCGCACGCAGACCGGGATGGGCGTCATCCTCATCACCCACGACCTGGGGGTGGTCAACGAGGTCGCCGACCGGGTGGCGGTGATGTACGCGGGCAGCATCGTGGAGAACGGCACGGTCGACGAGGTGCTCTCGGCGCCCCTGCACCCCTACACCCGGGGGCTGATGTCCTCGATGCCCAGCCTCGAGTCCCAGGGCGAGCGGCTCCTGCCCATCGCCGGGACCCCGCCGGACCTCCCCGCCGGCTGCGCGTTCCACCCGCGCTGCCCCATGGCCCGGTTCGGGCGGACGGCGGCACCGGGCAAGGACTGCGCCGCGGACGTCCCGGTGCTGCGCGAGGTCGTGCCGGGCCGGACGGCCGCGTGCCACTACAGCGAGGAGCTCGAGCATGAGTGA
- a CDS encoding NRAMP family divalent metal transporter — protein sequence MRAVNRSALLGALFLMATSAIGPGFITQTANFTVQLGAAFAFAIVISIVVDIAVQLNVWRIIGVSGLKAHELGNRVLPGLGWFIAALVATGGLVFNIGNTAGGGLGLDALLGLDPTWGGIITALIAVGVFVSKRAGVALDRIVVVLGVLMILVTSYVAFVSRPPVGEALRNVVLPENVDFLIITTLIGGTVGGYITYAGAHRIVDAGITGVESVKQISRSSVVSIVLTGVMRFLLFLAILGVVAGGAQLTGENLAAQAFRSAAGEVGLRLFGVILWAASISSVIGAAYTSVSFLTTSRTKPRTRNLMTIAFILVSATVFALLGQAPSTLLIVAGAVNGLILPLGFAVLLWVAWRRRDLLGGYEYPKWLALIGTVVWLLTIFLGYQSLSGIAALWA from the coding sequence ATGCGGGCCGTGAACCGCTCCGCCCTGCTCGGCGCCCTCTTCCTGATGGCCACCAGCGCCATCGGCCCCGGGTTCATCACCCAGACCGCGAACTTCACCGTGCAGCTGGGCGCCGCCTTCGCGTTCGCCATCGTCATCTCCATCGTCGTCGACATCGCGGTGCAGCTGAACGTGTGGCGGATCATCGGCGTCTCCGGGCTCAAGGCGCACGAGCTCGGCAACCGCGTGCTGCCGGGCCTCGGCTGGTTCATCGCCGCGCTCGTGGCCACCGGCGGGCTCGTCTTCAACATCGGCAACACCGCCGGCGGCGGGCTCGGCCTCGACGCGCTGCTCGGCCTCGACCCCACCTGGGGAGGCATCATCACGGCGCTGATCGCGGTGGGCGTGTTCGTCAGCAAGCGCGCGGGCGTGGCCCTGGACCGGATCGTGGTGGTCCTCGGCGTGCTCATGATCCTCGTGACGAGCTACGTCGCGTTCGTCTCGCGGCCCCCGGTGGGGGAGGCGCTGCGCAACGTGGTGCTGCCCGAGAACGTGGACTTCCTGATCATCACGACCCTCATCGGCGGGACCGTGGGCGGGTACATCACCTACGCGGGCGCCCACCGCATCGTCGACGCCGGGATCACCGGCGTGGAGAGCGTCAAGCAGATCTCCCGCAGCTCCGTGGTGAGCATCGTGCTCACCGGGGTCATGCGCTTCCTGCTGTTCCTGGCGATCCTCGGGGTGGTCGCCGGCGGCGCCCAGCTCACGGGCGAGAACCTCGCCGCCCAGGCGTTCCGCTCCGCCGCCGGGGAGGTCGGCCTGCGCCTGTTCGGGGTCATCCTGTGGGCCGCGTCCATCTCCTCGGTCATCGGCGCCGCCTACACCTCGGTGTCCTTCCTCACCACCTCCCGGACGAAGCCGCGCACCCGGAACCTGATGACCATCGCCTTCATCCTGGTCTCGGCCACCGTGTTCGCCCTGCTCGGCCAGGCGCCGTCCACGCTGCTCATCGTGGCGGGCGCCGTCAACGGGCTCATCCTGCCGCTGGGCTTCGCGGTGCTGCTGTGGGTGGCCTGGCGCCGGCGGGACCTGCTGGGCGGCTACGAGTACCCCAAGTGGCTCGCGCTGATCGGCACCGTGGTGTGGCTGCTCACCATCTTCCTGGGCTACCAGTCCCTCAGCGGCATCGCCGCGCTGTGGGCGTGA
- a CDS encoding ABC transporter permease, which translates to MNEPRPESVREERDAHHETFSDRVDDRADEIASAAVAGDIEQVSLWRDAWKGLLRNPFFLVGALLFVVFAVMALAPQVFTSVDPRACSLGRSGEGPQPGAPFGYDVQGCDYYSNVVHGARISLAIGFLAVLGTLAIGVVVGALAGYYGGWLDSLLARITDIFYGLPLILGAIILLSVLPERGVLEVSLALIAFGWMTAMRLVRSNVIGVKEADYVQAARALGARTGRILTKHILPNAVAPVLVYSTIAVGTIIASEATLTFLGVGLQLPEISWGLQINAAQNRLRDAPHLILFPSLFLSLTVLSFILMGDALRDALDPKLRR; encoded by the coding sequence ATGAATGAGCCGCGTCCGGAGAGCGTCCGCGAGGAGCGGGACGCCCACCACGAGACCTTCTCCGACCGCGTGGACGACCGCGCCGACGAGATCGCCTCGGCGGCGGTCGCGGGGGACATCGAGCAGGTCAGCCTGTGGCGGGACGCCTGGAAGGGCCTGCTCCGCAACCCCTTCTTCCTGGTGGGGGCCCTGCTCTTCGTCGTGTTCGCGGTGATGGCCCTCGCCCCGCAGGTGTTCACCTCGGTGGACCCGCGGGCCTGCAGCCTCGGCCGCTCGGGGGAGGGCCCGCAGCCCGGGGCGCCGTTCGGCTACGACGTCCAGGGCTGCGACTACTACTCGAACGTGGTGCACGGCGCGCGCATCTCCCTGGCCATCGGCTTCCTCGCCGTCCTGGGCACCCTGGCCATCGGCGTGGTGGTGGGCGCGCTCGCCGGCTACTACGGCGGCTGGCTCGACTCGCTGCTCGCCCGGATCACCGACATCTTCTACGGCCTGCCGCTCATCCTGGGCGCCATCATCCTGCTCTCCGTGCTGCCCGAGCGCGGGGTGCTCGAGGTCTCCCTCGCGCTGATCGCGTTCGGCTGGATGACGGCCATGCGCCTGGTCCGCTCCAACGTGATCGGGGTCAAGGAGGCCGACTACGTCCAGGCGGCCCGGGCGCTGGGCGCGCGGACCGGCCGGATCCTCACCAAGCACATCCTGCCCAACGCCGTGGCGCCCGTCCTGGTCTACTCCACCATCGCGGTCGGCACGATCATCGCCTCCGAGGCGACGCTCACCTTCCTGGGCGTGGGCCTGCAGCTGCCCGAGATCTCCTGGGGTCTGCAGATCAACGCGGCGCAGAACAGGCTGCGCGACGCCCCGCACCTGATCCTCTTCCCGTCGCTGTTCCTGTCCCTGACCGTGCTCTCGTTCATCCTCATGGGCGACGCGCTGCGCGACGCCCTCGACCCGAAGTTGCGCCGATGA
- a CDS encoding ABC transporter ATP-binding protein, which translates to MSDTLPTTTADAPLLELRGLTKHFPLTQGVLLRRTVGQVQAVDGVSMTLGPGETLGLVGESGSGKSTVAKLIMALQQPTAGQVLYKGRDVAAMSSRQLREYRRNVQIIFQDPYSSLNPRMTVGDIVAEAWDVHPNAVARQDRAATVRELLERVGLRPDYANRYPHQFSGGQRQRIGIARALALRPEVIICDEPVSALDVSVQAQVINLLQDLQNEFGLSFLFIAHDLSVVRHLSDRVAVMYLGKVVETGDRDAIYHRAAHPYTQALLSAVPVHEPALRGGRERIMLSGDLPSPANPPSGCRFRTRCWKAQDVCAEQEPELVDRGQGHPAACHFAESRDLVPGSA; encoded by the coding sequence ATGAGTGACACCCTGCCGACGACGACGGCGGACGCGCCCCTCCTGGAGCTGCGCGGGCTCACCAAGCACTTCCCCCTCACCCAGGGGGTGCTGCTGCGGCGGACCGTGGGCCAGGTCCAGGCGGTGGACGGCGTGAGCATGACCCTCGGCCCGGGGGAGACCCTGGGGCTCGTGGGCGAGTCCGGCTCCGGCAAGTCCACCGTGGCGAAGCTCATCATGGCGCTGCAGCAGCCCACCGCGGGCCAGGTCCTGTACAAGGGCCGGGACGTGGCCGCGATGTCCTCGCGGCAGCTGCGGGAGTACCGCCGCAACGTGCAGATCATCTTCCAGGACCCCTACTCGTCCCTCAACCCGCGGATGACGGTGGGGGACATCGTGGCCGAGGCCTGGGACGTGCACCCCAACGCCGTGGCGCGGCAGGACCGCGCGGCCACGGTCCGGGAGCTGCTGGAGCGGGTGGGGTTGCGGCCCGACTACGCCAACCGGTACCCGCACCAGTTCTCCGGGGGCCAGCGGCAGCGCATCGGGATCGCACGGGCCCTGGCCCTGCGCCCCGAGGTGATCATCTGCGACGAGCCGGTCTCGGCCCTGGACGTCTCCGTCCAGGCGCAGGTCATCAATCTGCTGCAGGACCTGCAGAACGAGTTCGGCCTGTCCTTCCTCTTCATCGCCCACGACCTCTCGGTGGTGCGCCACCTCAGCGACCGGGTCGCGGTGATGTACCTGGGCAAGGTGGTGGAGACGGGCGACCGGGACGCGATCTACCACCGGGCCGCCCACCCGTACACGCAGGCCCTGCTCTCCGCGGTGCCGGTCCACGAGCCCGCCCTGCGCGGGGGGCGCGAGCGGATCATGCTCAGCGGCGACCTGCCCAGTCCCGCGAACCCGCCCTCCGGGTGCCGGTTCCGGACGCGGTGCTGGAAGGCGCAGGACGTGTGCGCCGAGCAGGAGCCGGAGCTCGTGGACCGCGGCCAGGGCCACCCGGCGGCCTGCCACTTCGCCGAGAGCCGGGACCTCGTGCCCGGCTCGGCCTAG